From one Brevibacterium sp. 'Marine' genomic stretch:
- a CDS encoding PQQ-dependent sugar dehydrogenase produces the protein MSTSAQRRTGRFLTGAVLSLAVVLSACSSDSDAGETNGRGGSESGAASASAGSGSADAGSAAGADSPEVVATGLESPWSIAFFGQTMLVSERDSGRILEVSAGGEVREVGRIDDASASGEAGLHGLAVDDDRLYAFFAAGTENRIVRFDLLGEAGDLSLGEEETILDGLPTANFHNGGRLAFGPDGMLYATLGDTGDRDSAQDEQALSGKILRMTPDGEVPDDNPFGDSLVYSMGHRNPQGIGWDDEDTMYASEFGQDTWDELNVIEAGGNYGWPEVEGIAEDDGAGDGDSSGGEGGGDSGSGAGDFIDPVQQWSPDEASPSGLAVTEDSILIAGLRGQRLHRVPLDDLASSSQLWTGDYGRLRDVVEAPDGSLLVLTNNTDGRGDPGPDDDRLLRFTP, from the coding sequence ATGAGCACCTCAGCACAGCGCCGAACCGGACGATTTCTCACCGGTGCCGTACTGTCACTGGCCGTCGTCCTCAGCGCCTGTTCCTCGGATTCGGACGCCGGCGAGACCAACGGTCGGGGCGGGTCGGAGTCGGGGGCCGCCTCGGCGAGCGCTGGGTCCGGATCAGCCGACGCCGGGTCCGCGGCGGGTGCGGACTCTCCCGAGGTTGTCGCCACCGGCCTCGAATCCCCGTGGTCGATCGCCTTCTTCGGGCAGACCATGTTGGTCAGCGAACGCGATTCGGGTCGAATCCTCGAAGTCTCCGCAGGTGGAGAGGTTCGTGAGGTCGGCCGAATCGATGATGCCTCGGCCTCGGGTGAGGCCGGCCTCCACGGTCTCGCCGTCGACGATGACCGTCTCTATGCCTTCTTCGCCGCTGGGACGGAGAATCGGATCGTGCGGTTCGACCTCCTCGGCGAGGCCGGGGACCTGTCCCTGGGTGAGGAGGAGACGATCCTCGACGGACTGCCGACGGCGAACTTCCACAACGGTGGGCGGTTGGCCTTCGGCCCCGACGGGATGCTCTATGCCACGCTCGGCGATACGGGCGATCGCGACAGTGCCCAGGATGAGCAGGCGCTGTCGGGAAAGATTCTGCGCATGACCCCCGATGGCGAGGTGCCCGACGACAATCCGTTCGGCGATTCGCTCGTGTACAGCATGGGACATCGGAACCCGCAGGGCATCGGGTGGGACGACGAGGACACGATGTATGCCTCGGAGTTCGGGCAGGACACGTGGGATGAGCTCAACGTCATCGAAGCCGGCGGCAACTACGGCTGGCCCGAGGTCGAAGGCATCGCCGAGGATGACGGTGCAGGTGACGGCGACTCGAGCGGAGGCGAGGGTGGCGGTGACTCGGGCAGCGGAGCAGGCGATTTCATCGATCCGGTGCAGCAGTGGTCACCCGACGAAGCGAGCCCGTCCGGACTGGCCGTCACCGAGGACAGCATCCTCATCGCCGGACTCCGTGGGCAGCGGCTGCACCGGGTGCCACTTGATGACCTGGCGTCATCGTCGCAGCTGTGGACCGGTGATTACGGGCGTCTGCGCGATGTGGTCGAGGCACCCGACGGGTCGTTGCTCGTGCTGACGAACAACACCGATGGCCGCGGAGATCCCGGCCCGGACGACGACCGCCTCCTGCGCTTCACGCCCTGA
- a CDS encoding LLM class flavin-dependent oxidoreductase — protein sequence MSVPLNILDLVSIREGSNARDAIAESMTNAQLADELGYQRLWFAEHHNTMGLAASATALLISRAASVTEKIRVGSGGVMLPNHAPLMVAEQYGTLANIHGERIDLGLGRAPGTDGMTAQALARSSAEPQDFAQNIYDMQGWFSETGQAHTMPIKSAVSAGMNVPIWVLGSTMNGASIAGQLGLPFSLASHFAPDQIDIAIKTYRDSFTTDAPTAQIDQPYVMAGINVMVADTDAEAARQFTSVQQMFNDMRTGRRRNLQPPVDPAEIDAQGGTSPMLSISAVGSPDTATAQMAEFVERTGADELITVTYAFDPEVQRRSLTLLADAWF from the coding sequence TTGTCCGTTCCGTTGAACATCCTCGATCTCGTCTCCATCCGGGAAGGGTCGAACGCCCGTGACGCCATCGCCGAATCGATGACGAACGCGCAGCTCGCCGACGAACTGGGATATCAGCGCCTGTGGTTCGCCGAACACCACAACACGATGGGCCTGGCGGCCAGCGCCACGGCCCTGCTCATCTCACGGGCCGCCTCGGTGACGGAGAAGATCCGGGTCGGATCCGGCGGTGTCATGCTGCCCAACCATGCCCCGCTCATGGTCGCCGAACAGTACGGAACGCTGGCAAACATCCACGGTGAGCGCATCGACTTAGGCCTCGGGCGTGCCCCCGGCACGGATGGGATGACCGCGCAGGCGCTCGCCCGGTCCTCGGCCGAACCGCAGGACTTCGCGCAGAACATCTATGACATGCAGGGCTGGTTCTCCGAGACAGGGCAGGCGCACACCATGCCGATCAAGTCCGCGGTCTCGGCGGGGATGAACGTGCCCATCTGGGTGCTCGGATCGACGATGAACGGCGCCTCGATCGCCGGTCAGTTGGGCCTGCCGTTCTCCCTGGCCTCGCACTTCGCACCCGACCAGATCGACATCGCGATCAAGACCTACCGGGATTCGTTCACCACCGACGCCCCGACCGCGCAGATCGATCAGCCCTATGTCATGGCCGGGATCAACGTCATGGTCGCCGACACCGACGCCGAGGCGGCCCGCCAGTTCACCTCGGTCCAGCAGATGTTCAACGACATGCGCACCGGCCGCCGCCGCAATCTGCAGCCCCCGGTCGACCCGGCCGAGATCGATGCGCAGGGCGGAACCAGCCCGATGCTGTCCATCAGCGCCGTCGGCTCACCGGATACCGCGACCGCGCAGATGGCCGAATTCGTCGAACGCACCGGCGCCGACGAACTCATCACCGTCACCTATGCCTTTGACCCCGAGGTGCAGCGCCGGTCGCTCACGCTGCTCGCCGACGCCTGGTTCTGA
- a CDS encoding LysR family transcriptional regulator translates to MNLEQLRSFAEVAATGHFTKAAATLHLAQPSLSRQISTLEKELGAELFHRAHGHITLTDAGATLLPTAKRMLADAEAVRRDMDELAGLRRGRVQLGATPTLCVGLVAEAISRFHTAHPGVELELVEKGSRELIEALAGGELDLALITRTFDLAPQMPRLSLRGILAEDLVVIAAAGSDLLTSGRAQTDRITLAEVADRPQVLFHHGYDLREATSSAFDSAGLTPRVVVEGVEMDAALRFVERGLGVAIVPAMVLVDRPLLDSVPLVDPRLPRTVSLATRADVRATRAASAMESTILSTAHTLTDTEPGLSDYVRVLD, encoded by the coding sequence ATGAACCTCGAACAGCTGCGGAGTTTCGCCGAGGTGGCCGCCACCGGCCATTTCACGAAAGCCGCCGCGACGCTTCACCTGGCACAGCCCTCGCTGTCGAGGCAGATCTCGACGCTGGAGAAGGAGCTCGGGGCCGAGCTCTTCCACCGCGCGCATGGTCACATCACGCTCACGGATGCCGGAGCGACCCTGCTGCCGACGGCGAAACGCATGCTCGCCGACGCCGAGGCGGTCCGCCGTGACATGGATGAGCTCGCCGGTCTGCGGCGCGGTCGCGTCCAGCTGGGTGCGACCCCGACCCTGTGCGTGGGCCTCGTGGCCGAGGCGATCAGCCGGTTCCACACCGCCCATCCCGGCGTCGAACTCGAGTTGGTCGAGAAAGGCTCCCGTGAGCTCATCGAGGCCTTGGCCGGCGGCGAGCTCGACCTCGCGCTCATCACCCGCACCTTCGACCTCGCCCCGCAGATGCCCAGGCTCAGCCTGCGCGGGATCCTCGCCGAGGATCTCGTCGTCATCGCCGCCGCCGGTTCCGATCTGCTCACCTCGGGCCGCGCGCAGACCGATCGGATCACCCTCGCCGAGGTGGCCGACCGTCCCCAGGTCCTGTTCCATCACGGTTACGACCTCAGGGAGGCGACCTCCTCCGCGTTCGACTCGGCCGGCCTGACTCCCCGGGTCGTCGTCGAGGGCGTGGAGATGGATGCGGCGCTGCGGTTCGTCGAACGCGGTCTCGGGGTCGCGATCGTCCCCGCAATGGTCCTCGTCGACCGCCCCCTGCTCGACTCAGTGCCGCTGGTCGACCCGCGGCTGCCGCGCACGGTCAGCCTCGCCACGCGCGCGGACGTGCGGGCGACGAGGGCCGCCTCGGCGATGGAGTCGACGATCCTCTCAACCGCCCACACGCTCACCGACACCGAACCCGGACTCTCCGACTACGTCCGGGTCCTCGACTGA
- a CDS encoding FAD-dependent oxidoreductase, with product MNTTQGGPRRKEHSISTSVLVIGTGGSGLRAAIEVAESGADVLAVGKRPKEDAHTSLAAGGINAALATMDPDDTWAQHAADTIKESYDLANPRTVEIVTQGAAEGIADLERYGMDFQKEDDGRISQRFFGAHTWRRTAFAGDYTGLEIQRTLIRRAEALDIPILDRVYITKLLVSGGRIFGAYGFDVIDGTGYRIYADAVILAAGGHNRIWRRTSSRRDENTGDSFRLAVEAGARLRDAELVQFHPSGILEPENAAGTLVSEAARGEGGILRNGLGERFMERYDPQRMELSTRDRVALAAYTEIAEGRGTENGGVWLDVSHLPRETIMSRLPRVFQTLMETQMLDITASPIEIAPTAHYSMGGVWVDPVDHSTDVEGLWAIGEASSGLHGANRLGGNSLIELLVFGRIVGRSAVAYSDSLEAQVRSHAAVDEARVEISDLLASEGTENVRALQREVRNLMTEHAGVVRDEAGLLAGLEKLSGIEARMGSVGIHPDIAGFADLSHAFDLRSSVLAARATLECALERRETRGCHNRSDYPQMDPELTVNLVWSPSAGVVRESIPAVSADVAALMHSGEISQEGKLVE from the coding sequence ATGAACACCACACAGGGCGGACCCCGCCGAAAAGAACACTCCATCTCCACCTCGGTGCTGGTCATCGGAACCGGCGGATCGGGCCTGCGGGCCGCGATCGAGGTCGCCGAATCAGGCGCCGATGTCCTCGCGGTCGGCAAACGGCCGAAGGAGGACGCGCACACCTCACTGGCCGCCGGCGGCATCAACGCAGCTCTGGCAACGATGGACCCGGACGACACGTGGGCCCAGCACGCGGCCGACACGATCAAGGAATCCTATGACCTCGCCAACCCCCGCACCGTCGAAATCGTCACCCAGGGAGCAGCAGAAGGCATCGCTGACCTGGAACGATATGGAATGGACTTCCAGAAGGAGGACGACGGTCGGATCTCTCAGCGCTTCTTCGGCGCCCACACCTGGCGTCGCACCGCTTTCGCCGGCGACTACACGGGGCTGGAAATCCAGCGCACCCTCATTCGTCGCGCCGAAGCCTTAGACATCCCGATCCTCGACCGCGTCTACATCACGAAGCTGCTGGTCTCAGGCGGTCGCATCTTCGGCGCCTATGGCTTCGACGTCATCGACGGCACCGGCTACCGGATCTACGCAGACGCCGTCATCCTCGCCGCCGGCGGACACAACCGGATCTGGCGGCGGACCTCCTCGCGCCGGGACGAGAACACCGGCGACTCCTTCCGCCTGGCCGTCGAAGCAGGCGCCCGGCTGCGCGATGCCGAACTCGTCCAGTTCCATCCCTCGGGAATCCTCGAACCCGAGAACGCGGCAGGTACGTTGGTCTCCGAGGCGGCCCGCGGCGAGGGCGGGATCCTGCGCAATGGCTTGGGGGAGCGGTTCATGGAACGCTACGACCCGCAGCGGATGGAGTTGTCGACCCGTGACCGGGTGGCGCTGGCCGCCTACACGGAGATCGCCGAGGGCCGCGGCACCGAAAACGGGGGAGTGTGGCTCGACGTGTCCCATCTGCCGCGCGAGACGATCATGAGCCGGCTGCCGCGGGTGTTCCAGACACTCATGGAGACGCAGATGCTCGACATCACGGCCTCGCCGATCGAGATCGCCCCGACCGCGCACTATTCGATGGGCGGAGTGTGGGTCGACCCGGTCGATCACAGCACCGACGTCGAGGGACTGTGGGCCATCGGCGAGGCCTCATCGGGTCTGCACGGGGCGAACCGGTTGGGCGGGAACTCGCTCATCGAGCTCCTCGTCTTCGGCCGCATCGTCGGACGGTCCGCCGTCGCGTACTCCGATTCGCTGGAGGCCCAAGTGCGGTCGCATGCCGCGGTCGACGAGGCGAGAGTCGAGATCTCCGATCTGCTGGCATCCGAGGGCACGGAGAACGTGCGTGCCCTGCAGCGCGAGGTCCGCAATCTCATGACCGAACACGCGGGAGTCGTCCGTGACGAGGCCGGACTCTTGGCTGGACTGGAGAAGCTTTCCGGCATCGAGGCGCGGATGGGGTCTGTGGGAATTCATCCCGACATCGCCGGTTTCGCCGACCTCTCCCATGCCTTCGACCTGCGGTCGTCGGTGCTCGCGGCCCGGGCGACGCTCGAATGCGCTCTGGAGCGGAGGGAGACCCGCGGCTGCCACAACCGCAGCGACTACCCTCAGATGGACCCGGAGCTCACGGTCAATCTCGTCTGGTCGCCGTCGGCCGGAGTCGTCCGCGAGTCGATCCCAGCGGTCTCAGCAGACGTCGCAGCCCTCATGCACTCCGGCGAAATCAGCCAAGAAGGCAAACTAGTCGAATAA
- the hchA gene encoding glyoxalase III HchA — protein MTDSDKSQDRSPVPDQAEANAFFPSPYSLSQYTSSRTDFDGLVTEETYTGGKWKILTIATDERYMLMRNGMFFSTGNHPVETLLPLHHMAEAGYEIDVATVSGGPGKFEWWAYPGQDEAIASAWSSTETKFKAPLRLSDVIANGLDDYAAIFIPGGHGAMNVIPFDRDVQAALDFFLDNDRLIITLCHGPAALLAAGLGRSTNPFADYRVTAFPDALDFGANIDIGYLPGEMPWALGETLKKDGIEIINDEMTGATTRDRNLLTGDSPLAAHQLGKESVIALLESFGS, from the coding sequence ATGACTGACAGCGACAAATCTCAAGACCGGAGCCCGGTGCCCGATCAGGCGGAGGCCAACGCCTTCTTCCCGAGCCCGTACTCGCTCTCCCAGTACACGTCGAGCAGGACCGACTTCGACGGCCTCGTCACCGAGGAGACATACACTGGCGGGAAGTGGAAGATCCTCACGATCGCCACCGACGAGCGGTACATGCTCATGAGGAATGGCATGTTCTTCTCCACCGGCAACCATCCCGTCGAGACGCTGTTGCCACTCCACCACATGGCTGAGGCCGGCTACGAGATCGATGTGGCCACCGTCAGCGGCGGGCCCGGAAAATTCGAATGGTGGGCCTACCCCGGGCAGGACGAGGCCATCGCCTCCGCGTGGTCGAGCACCGAGACGAAATTCAAGGCTCCGCTGAGGCTCTCCGACGTCATCGCGAACGGCCTCGACGACTACGCCGCGATCTTCATCCCGGGCGGTCACGGTGCCATGAACGTCATCCCCTTCGACCGGGACGTGCAGGCTGCCCTGGACTTCTTCCTAGACAACGACAGGCTCATCATCACTCTCTGTCATGGTCCGGCGGCATTGTTGGCCGCGGGTCTCGGTCGCTCCACGAATCCCTTTGCCGACTATCGTGTCACTGCGTTCCCGGACGCACTCGACTTCGGCGCGAACATCGACATCGGCTATCTACCTGGCGAGATGCCGTGGGCTCTCGGCGAGACGTTGAAGAAGGACGGCATCGAGATCATCAACGATGAGATGACCGGTGCCACCACACGCGACCGCAACCTCCTGACCGGGGACAGTCCGCTCGCGGCGCATCAGCTCGGAAAAGAGTCTGTGATCGCGCTCCTGGAGAGTTTCGGCAGCTGA
- a CDS encoding hemolysin family protein, with protein sequence MTWLLSLLVGLLVVLLITVATGYFVAQEFAYMAVDRSRLAARSASGDRAADRALSITRRTSFMLSGAQLGITVTGLLVGYVAEPLIGTAVGEALGGTPIPAGTGILIGTVLALLVSTLIQMLFGELFPKNLAIARPEALATWLARSTSIYLTLFGWLITIFDKASNALLRVLGIEPVHDVDHSATRRDLKHIVAESREGGEIVDDDSLMLDRILDFPAQTVAHATVPRSRVDVIDIDTPLDEVRDRMSRGHSRYPVLDADDQVIGTIDLLDVLAEAGPGTRENVAEEAPGSTDTVTATGVRSLLRDPVFVPESLPLPDAVATLFERGEQMACVVDEYGGFAGILTMEDLGEELVGDIADEHDHTVDELVETGDGAWTAPGIIPLDEAARVLQRELPATSAQTLSGLVIEHLRGFPEVGDRVAIELPIDPADLSEHGTPETERLVIDVVEVATHVPARLRIGIEVER encoded by the coding sequence TTGACCTGGCTGCTTTCACTTCTCGTCGGCCTCCTCGTCGTCCTCCTCATTACGGTGGCCACCGGCTACTTCGTGGCGCAGGAATTCGCCTATATGGCCGTCGACCGCTCCCGTCTGGCCGCTCGTTCGGCCTCCGGTGATCGCGCCGCGGACCGAGCCCTGTCCATCACCCGCCGCACCTCCTTCATGCTCTCCGGCGCGCAGCTGGGCATCACCGTCACCGGTCTGCTCGTCGGCTACGTCGCCGAACCGCTCATCGGCACAGCCGTCGGCGAAGCCTTGGGAGGCACCCCGATCCCCGCCGGCACAGGCATCCTCATCGGCACCGTCCTCGCCCTGCTCGTCTCGACGCTCATCCAGATGCTCTTCGGCGAACTGTTCCCGAAGAACCTGGCCATCGCCCGCCCCGAGGCGCTCGCCACCTGGCTCGCCCGCTCGACCTCGATCTATCTGACCCTGTTCGGCTGGCTCATCACGATCTTCGACAAAGCCTCGAACGCCCTGCTGCGCGTCCTCGGTATCGAACCGGTCCACGACGTCGATCATTCGGCCACCCGCCGCGACCTCAAGCACATCGTCGCCGAATCCCGGGAGGGCGGCGAGATCGTCGACGACGATTCGCTCATGCTCGACCGCATCCTCGACTTCCCGGCCCAGACGGTCGCCCACGCCACGGTGCCGCGCTCACGCGTCGACGTCATCGACATCGACACGCCCCTGGACGAGGTGCGCGACAGGATGAGCCGCGGCCACTCCCGCTACCCCGTGCTCGACGCCGATGATCAGGTGATCGGCACGATCGACCTCCTCGACGTCCTCGCCGAGGCGGGGCCGGGCACCCGCGAAAACGTCGCCGAGGAGGCACCGGGCTCGACGGACACCGTCACCGCGACCGGGGTCCGCTCCCTCCTGCGCGACCCGGTCTTCGTGCCGGAATCCCTGCCGTTGCCGGACGCGGTGGCCACGCTGTTCGAACGCGGAGAGCAGATGGCCTGCGTCGTCGACGAATACGGCGGCTTCGCCGGAATCCTGACGATGGAGGACCTCGGCGAGGAACTCGTCGGTGACATCGCCGACGAACACGACCACACCGTCGACGAACTCGTCGAGACCGGAGACGGCGCCTGGACGGCACCCGGGATCATCCCTCTCGACGAGGCAGCCCGCGTCCTTCAACGCGAACTGCCGGCCACCTCGGCGCAGACCTTGTCGGGACTCGTCATCGAACATCTCCGCGGATTCCCGGAGGTGGGCGACCGGGTCGCGATCGAACTGCCGATCGACCCCGCCGACCTCAGCGAACACGGCACCCCGGAGACCGAGCGCCTCGTCATCGACGTCGTCGAAGTGGCCACGCATGTGCCCGCGCGGCTGCGGATCGGAATCGAGGTGGAACGATGA
- a CDS encoding hemolysin family protein codes for MSNPWVITAITIAIIGLSAFFVAVEFALIAAKRHRLEDAAVDSRSARAALRSSTELSVLLAGSQLGITACTLALGAITKPAVHHWITPVAEALGLPLWIADIIGFVLALIVVTFLHLVVGEMAPKSWAVAHPERSAIMLALPMRAFMFLTRPLLHVLNNAANACLRLVRVEPVDEVDQAHTPEDLRQLLQHSAQAGTLEKESSEALLGALDLTRLSLGELVAGRPEPTAVGPDATAGEVREASRRDRHRRVLVRAEGDGPPSHVVHVRDVLGLAEDAPITEAARPVTIVDGSTTVVRAFETMREDSVQLALVERADGGHAVVTVTDVLTHLLTTGQAASPT; via the coding sequence ATGAGCAATCCCTGGGTCATCACCGCGATCACGATCGCCATCATCGGGCTGAGCGCGTTCTTCGTCGCCGTCGAATTCGCGCTCATCGCCGCCAAACGCCACCGCCTCGAAGACGCCGCCGTCGACAGCCGCTCAGCGAGGGCTGCCCTGCGCAGCTCGACCGAGCTGTCGGTGCTGCTCGCCGGATCGCAGCTGGGCATCACGGCGTGTACTTTGGCGCTCGGGGCGATCACGAAACCGGCCGTCCACCACTGGATCACCCCGGTCGCCGAAGCGCTCGGCCTGCCGCTGTGGATCGCCGACATCATCGGCTTCGTCCTCGCCCTCATCGTCGTCACCTTCCTCCACCTCGTCGTCGGTGAGATGGCGCCGAAGTCGTGGGCGGTGGCACATCCGGAACGCTCGGCGATCATGCTGGCACTGCCGATGCGGGCCTTCATGTTCCTCACCCGCCCGCTGCTGCACGTGCTCAACAACGCGGCGAACGCGTGCCTGCGCCTCGTGCGGGTCGAGCCCGTCGACGAGGTCGATCAGGCGCACACGCCGGAGGACCTGCGGCAGCTGCTGCAGCATTCGGCGCAGGCGGGAACTCTCGAGAAGGAGTCCTCGGAGGCTCTGCTCGGAGCCCTCGACCTCACCCGGCTCAGCCTCGGCGAGCTCGTGGCCGGTCGTCCGGAGCCGACGGCGGTCGGGCCGGACGCGACCGCGGGTGAGGTGCGTGAGGCGTCGCGCCGTGACCGACATCGTCGCGTCCTCGTCCGCGCCGAGGGTGACGGCCCGCCGAGTCATGTGGTGCATGTCAGGGATGTGCTCGGACTCGCCGAGGATGCTCCCATCACCGAGGCGGCCCGTCCCGTCACCATCGTGGACGGATCGACGACCGTGGTGCGGGCGTTCGAGACGATGCGTGAGGACAGCGTGCAGCTGGCGCTGGTCGAAAGAGCCGACGGCGGCCACGCGGTCGTCACCGTCACCGACGTGCTCACCCACCTGCTTACCACCGGCCAAGCGGCCTCCCCAACCTGA
- a CDS encoding GntR family transcriptional regulator, giving the protein MNDLLTLPWQRIDDSAPIAVRMAAATAREIIEGRHEPGDLLIESDLAAAHNASRTPAREAMLQLERWRLVRLVPKKGALVTTVTGKERRDLLAVRSMFEIDAVDTLSDSGDLTALAADLRTLLGEQRKALDAGDPLGFASADYAFHARLIRSGDNAIVTEMLTTMGPRLARLTFQVAIDAPHTLDTLLTEHETLTDRAESGDAEGFARLVRAHIEGSHFPQSR; this is encoded by the coding sequence GTGAATGATTTGCTGACACTGCCCTGGCAGCGCATCGACGACTCCGCTCCGATCGCCGTTCGGATGGCCGCGGCGACCGCCCGGGAGATCATCGAAGGCCGACACGAACCCGGCGACCTCCTCATCGAGTCCGACCTCGCCGCCGCGCACAACGCCAGTCGCACTCCCGCCCGGGAGGCGATGCTCCAGCTCGAACGCTGGCGCCTCGTCCGCCTCGTCCCCAAGAAGGGCGCGCTCGTGACCACCGTGACGGGCAAGGAGCGCCGCGACCTGCTCGCCGTGCGCTCGATGTTCGAGATCGACGCCGTCGATACACTGTCCGACAGCGGCGACCTCACCGCTCTGGCCGCCGATCTGCGCACCCTGCTCGGCGAGCAGAGGAAGGCCCTTGACGCGGGCGATCCGCTCGGCTTCGCCAGCGCCGACTACGCCTTCCACGCCCGCCTCATCCGCAGCGGCGACAACGCCATCGTCACCGAGATGCTCACCACCATGGGCCCGCGCCTGGCCCGCCTGACCTTCCAGGTCGCCATCGACGCGCCGCACACCCTCGACACGCTCCTGACCGAGCACGAAACTCTCACCGACCGCGCCGAGTCGGGCGACGCAGAAGGCTTCGCCCGACTCGTCCGCGCCCACATCGAAGGCTCCCACTTCCCGCAGTCCCGCTGA
- a CDS encoding MFS transporter codes for MTAYPSTFTNDTAAEAVPTGDRNSHAEAAPATDIETTVPNPARSRLGQVAPDRGPQRPRRPRAWLRVAPAMFLLAWGGNHFTPLVHMYEEDGGYAIWQANLLLGMYVGGLIPGLLVASALSDRHGRKPVLIAGSLAAIAGSLGLGVGFDLFWLLCLGRVLAGIGVGVAMSVGTSWIKELSAPPFDHRAGITAGARRPSLTLTLGFAMGAAVTGCLAQWGPVPEVVPYAVHGVLNLAALILVIFAPESMPRDQRAAGHWWHGLRVPLIAHRTFLRLIVPAAPWVFGAAGVAYAVMPAIVQAELGEWTTMYATVLTVVTLGAGALVQNIVPWINRLTGGRALVVGLGLMTVGMGLGAVAALLADPILAFIVAIVLGVAYGICVVSGLIILQAIATPQELAGITGVYYSLAYSGFLLPTVLAALLPVLSYMVSLAAVAVVCLACLTAVAISTKHP; via the coding sequence ATGACCGCTTACCCCTCGACCTTCACGAACGACACCGCCGCCGAGGCAGTCCCCACAGGGGACCGGAATAGCCACGCCGAGGCGGCCCCCGCCACGGACATCGAAACGACGGTTCCTAACCCTGCCCGGTCCCGCCTCGGCCAGGTGGCTCCCGATCGTGGGCCGCAGCGGCCACGACGACCACGGGCGTGGCTGCGGGTGGCCCCGGCGATGTTCCTGCTCGCGTGGGGCGGCAATCATTTCACCCCGCTCGTGCACATGTATGAGGAGGACGGCGGCTACGCCATCTGGCAGGCGAACCTGCTGCTGGGCATGTACGTGGGCGGACTCATTCCGGGACTGTTGGTCGCCTCGGCGCTGTCGGATCGGCATGGACGCAAACCGGTCCTCATCGCCGGATCGCTCGCCGCGATCGCCGGCAGCCTCGGCCTCGGGGTCGGTTTCGATCTGTTCTGGCTGCTCTGCCTGGGCAGGGTGCTCGCGGGGATCGGCGTCGGGGTGGCGATGTCGGTGGGCACGAGCTGGATCAAGGAGCTCTCGGCCCCGCCGTTCGATCACCGGGCCGGAATCACCGCCGGCGCCCGGCGTCCTTCGCTGACGCTGACTTTGGGGTTTGCCATGGGCGCGGCGGTCACCGGGTGCCTGGCCCAATGGGGGCCGGTGCCCGAAGTCGTGCCCTACGCGGTGCACGGAGTGCTCAACCTCGCCGCACTGATCCTGGTGATCTTCGCGCCGGAATCGATGCCTCGCGACCAACGGGCAGCAGGCCATTGGTGGCACGGTCTGCGCGTTCCGCTCATCGCGCATCGGACGTTCCTGCGACTGATCGTGCCGGCCGCGCCCTGGGTGTTCGGTGCCGCCGGCGTCGCCTATGCCGTGATGCCGGCGATCGTGCAGGCAGAGCTGGGGGAGTGGACGACGATGTACGCCACGGTGCTCACCGTCGTCACGCTCGGAGCCGGTGCGCTGGTGCAGAACATCGTGCCGTGGATCAACCGACTGACCGGCGGGCGGGCGCTCGTCGTCGGACTCGGGCTGATGACCGTGGGTATGGGGCTCGGGGCGGTGGCCGCACTTCTGGCGGACCCGATCCTCGCGTTCATCGTGGCGATCGTGCTCGGTGTCGCCTACGGAATCTGTGTGGTCTCGGGGCTCATCATCCTCCAGGCCATCGCCACACCGCAGGAGCTCGCCGGCATCACCGGGGTCTACTATTCGCTGGCGTACTCCGGGTTCCTGCTGCCCACCGTGCTTGCCGCGCTGTTGCCCGTGCTGTCGTACATGGTGTCCTTGGCCGCGGTCGCCGTCGTCTGCCTGGCCTGCCTCACAGCAGTCGCCATATCCACCAAACACCCCTGA